From one Candidatus Zixiibacteriota bacterium genomic stretch:
- a CDS encoding response regulator, with protein sequence MSLKTKIDKVLIVDSNQDMANCLADMVDEFSVRCEIVTDGEEAIKRLAREKYILVIADTHLPKMSGFSLFKHIKAHHPEVPVALISSRNSELTHGIIVKHKPDFFLPKPCTTSDIGELLAQVR encoded by the coding sequence ATGTCTCTCAAGACCAAGATTGACAAAGTCCTGATAGTGGACAGCAACCAAGACATGGCGAATTGCCTTGCCGATATGGTTGACGAGTTCTCTGTCAGATGTGAGATCGTGACAGATGGGGAAGAGGCTATCAAGCGGCTCGCAAGAGAGAAGTATATTCTTGTGATTGCCGACACGCACCTGCCCAAGATGTCAGGATTTAGCTTGTTCAAGCACATCAAGGCGCATCATCCCGAGGTTCCGGTCGCACTAATATCCTCACGAAATTCTGAGCTGACTCATGGGATCATAGTGAAGCATAAACCGGACTTCTTCCTACCCAAGCCGTGTACTACGTCCGATATCGGGGAACTCCTGGCGCAGGTTAGGTAA
- a CDS encoding motility protein A: MDIATLGGLILGVSAVVIAFVMEGGQLGMVIKAPAIIIVVFGTIGAGMITTSFQTVVRIPTYLRIALSATKYDPIATINEIIRMAERARREGILGLEEYLRAITDPFFKNAIQLVIDGTEVTVLRDILETEMIYTSERHKSGITLFSKLGGFAPTLGIIGTVMGLIHALSSTDDASKMASAIAVAFIATLWGIGTANLFYLPISDKLRYRHEDEMFKYQLITEGVVAIQSGDNPRVIRTKLMSFMNSNLRED; encoded by the coding sequence ATGGATATTGCTACTTTAGGCGGCCTCATTCTTGGCGTGTCAGCCGTGGTCATCGCATTCGTCATGGAGGGCGGTCAGCTCGGCATGGTGATCAAGGCACCAGCCATAATCATAGTTGTCTTCGGAACTATCGGTGCCGGAATGATTACCACGTCGTTTCAAACCGTTGTGAGAATTCCTACATACTTGAGAATAGCCTTGTCGGCCACGAAATATGATCCGATCGCCACAATCAATGAGATAATACGAATGGCTGAAAGAGCCCGACGCGAGGGAATCCTTGGACTTGAAGAGTATCTTAGAGCGATTACAGACCCGTTTTTCAAGAACGCGATACAACTGGTAATCGACGGCACCGAAGTGACCGTACTCCGAGACATACTCGAGACCGAGATGATATACACATCCGAGCGCCACAAATCAGGCATCACACTTTTCAGCAAGCTGGGCGGATTCGCACCGACTCTTGGCATCATCGGAACAGTGATGGGGCTGATACATGCTCTTTCGAGCACAGATGACGCCAGTAAGATGGCTTCTGCAATAGCCGTTGCATTCATTGCAACATTGTGGGGTATAGGAACAGCCAACCTTTTCTATCTGCCGATAAGCGACAAACTGAGATATCGTCATGAGGATGAAATGTTCAAATACCAGCTAATTACTGAAGGCGTAGTCGCCATCCAGTCGGGCGACAACCCGCGTGTGATCCGCACAAAATTGATGTCCTTTATGAATTCTAATCTGCGCGAGGATTAG